The Providencia rettgeri genome includes a window with the following:
- the hdeB_1 gene encoding 10K-L protein: MNKFLISACMIASSAMSFNALAADKMTSTPENMTCKEYMDLNHKSWAPVALWVTSQDTQFKSGNWVALSEQSVAEAPLILEFCKKKPEGTLQDYLASKK, encoded by the coding sequence ATGAATAAGTTTCTAATATCTGCTTGTATGATTGCATCAAGTGCCATGTCCTTTAATGCATTAGCCGCAGATAAAATGACCTCAACTCCAGAAAATATGACATGTAAAGAGTATATGGACTTAAACCATAAAAGCTGGGCTCCAGTTGCCTTATGGGTAACATCACAAGATACTCAGTTTAAAAGTGGGAACTGGGTGGCATTATCTGAACAGAGCGTTGCGGAAGCTCCTTTAATACTTGAATTTTGTAAGAAAAAACCTGAAGGCACCCTTCAAGATTATCTTGCTAGCAAAAAGTAG
- the hiuH gene encoding 5-hydroxyisourate hydrolase precursor — protein sequence MKKKLLLVFIPFILTPAASIASNNILSVHILNQQTGKPAPNVEVTLEKKQGNNWVLINTEKTSNDGRIKSILPDSPEKPSIGDYRVIFKTGEYFKQQGKHSFFPEIPVEFQIDNLDEHYHIPLLLSQYGYSTYRGN from the coding sequence ATGAAAAAAAAACTACTTTTAGTATTCATTCCTTTTATTTTAACTCCAGCAGCTTCAATAGCGTCAAATAATATTTTAAGTGTTCATATTCTTAATCAGCAAACAGGAAAGCCAGCCCCTAATGTTGAGGTTACATTAGAGAAAAAACAGGGAAACAATTGGGTACTCATAAATACAGAAAAAACAAGTAATGATGGCAGAATTAAATCTATCTTACCTGACAGCCCTGAGAAGCCTTCTATAGGAGACTATAGAGTGATTTTTAAAACTGGTGAGTATTTTAAGCAACAAGGTAAACACAGTTTTTTCCCTGAAATCCCCGTTGAATTTCAAATAGATAATTTAGATGAACATTACCATATCCCCTTGCTTTTAAGCCAATATGGTTATTCAACATATAGAGGGAATTAA